GTTGTTTATCCTGTTTCAGTACAGGAAGTACGAGCTGCTAATGAAACTAGCAATACTACTATTGCACAAGAGGAGCGCCTAACAGCAAAAGAATTTCTTGATTTAGCTGTAACATCTTTAACATTCCAACATGGCTCAGAATCAATGCGTCAAGAAGTAATTAATAAGTGGGTTAAAGACGGAGAATTAGAAAACCTAAGTAGTTCGATTAAACGTAATGAAGCTGCACGAATTTTAGTAAGAGCTCTTGATAAAGAAGAAAAAGAAGTAACACTAGCAGACTATCTGGAAAAAGCAAATAAGCTAGGCTTATTTAATAGTATTTCAGAAAATAGTGAAACAATTTCAAAACAAGACGCTACTAAAATATTTACTACATTTAAGAGTTTAAAAAACGGTGCAAGTAACGAAGGTGTTAAAGAAATTTCTGTAGAGGATTTTATGAAAAATCCAGGAAACTTCGGCTATCAGCTTTCACCAGATGGTAATTACATTACGTTTGCTTCAGCATGGGAAAACCGTTCAAATGTGTTCGTGAAAAAAATGAATGATGATAGTGAACCTGTTCGTGTATCTAATTCAAAAGATCGTGATATTTCTGGATTCTTCTGGAAAGATGATACATTGCTTTATGCCAAAGATAAAGGTGGAGATGAAAACTTCCACATTTATTCTTCTACATTTAATGGAAAAGAAGAAAAAGATTTAACGCCTTATCCAGGTGTAACAGTAGGGGTATTAAGTGGATTACAAGGTGTTAAAGATGAGATTTTAATTATGATGAATAAAGAAGATGCAACGGTATTCGATGTGTACAAGCTAAATGTAAAGACAGGCGAGACAAAACATGTTGCAAAAAATCCTGGTAACATCGCAGATTGGTTAGCTGACCGAGATGGTAATATTCGTATAGCAGTTGTTTCAGATGGTGTAGAAGGTATGATTCTATATCGTGATACAGAAAAAGACGAATTCAAGCCATTTATTGAAATGGCAGCGGGCGATGAAGTAACGCCACTTGCGTTCTCTAAAGATAATAAGCATATTTACGCAACTTCTAATAAAGGCAGAGATAAAGTTGAAGTAGTGAAATATGATCTTGAAGGTAACGAAGAAGTCATTATGTCTAATGAAGAAGTAGACGTAGCGGGTGTATTATATAGTAGTGAGCAAGATAAAATTTTATACGGTGCATATGTAACAGATAAAGCACATTACCAATTCTTCGATGAGAAATTTGAACAGTTATTCCGCAAAATTCAAAATAAGCTAGGTGTTGAAGAAAGCGAACTAGGCATCAACGACTACAATAAAGAAATGACAAAATTCATCGTCAGCGTGTCTAGTGACACTGTGTACGGCAAATATTATTACTATGATTCAACTACAGATGAAATGACAGAACTAGCAACATTAAGCCCTTGGTTAAAATCAGAAGAGCTTGCAGAAATGCATCCAGTTTCTTATAAGAGCCGTGATGGTCTGACAATTAACGGTTATTTAACATTACCGAAAAACAAAGAGGCTAAAGACTTACCGCTTATCGTGAATCCACATGGTGGTCCATGGGCTCGTGATATGTGGGGCTTTAACCCAGAAGTACAGCTACTTGCAAACCGAGGATATGCTGTGTTACAAGTGAATTTCCGTTCATCTACGGGTTACGGAAAAGAATTTTTACAAGCTGGTAATAAGCAATGGGGTCTGAAAATTCAAGATGATATTACAGATGGCGTTCAATGGGCAATTGATCAAGGTATTGCTGACCCTGACCGCATTGGTATTTATGGTGCATCATTTGGAGGTTACGCAACTTTAGCTGGTATTGCGTTTACACCTGATTTATATGCAGCAGCAGTTGACTATGTTGGCGTATCGAATATTTTCACATTGCTAGATACAGTCCCTCCATATTGGGAAACTATGCGTAACATGTTCTATGAGCGTGTAGGGCATCCAGAGACAGACAAAGAACTGTTAACAGCAGTTTCACCAGTCTTCCATGTTGATAAAATTAAAACACCATTATTTGTTGCGCAAGGTGCAAATGATCCGCGTGTAAATCAGGCAGAATCTGATCAAATCGTTGAAGCATTACGTGCAAGAGGTGTGGATGTCGAGTATATGCTGAAAGAAAATGAAGGACATGGCTTCCAAAACGAAGAAAACCGCATTGAATTCTATAATGCAATGGTTAAATTCTTTGATAGTCATTTAAAAAAATAACGATAATGAGGCTGTGCAGAAATTTTACTTGCACAGTCTTTTTTCATTTAAATATCTATAAGCCATCGATTTCCGCGGGCCCAGGTATGCCAGGCACTCAAATTGTTTGAGTGCCTGGCACTTAATGAGCAGCTCCTAAATAGTAGAAATCCACTTCGCTTTCCGCTCAGCGCTCTAAGCCACAACCCTCACGAGCGCGCGGTTTGTTGTGTTTTACTTTACTTGGTAAACTTTAATAGGAGTGGCATGAGAATTCAGAATTGTTTGAGTGCCTGGCACCTAAATAGGAAGGGGTTGTGTGTAAATGAACGTGACTTTTTTTAGTCGTTCGCATTGTGAGCTTTGTGTAGAAGGATTACGTACATTAAAGCTTGTTCAAGAAGAACTAGGCTTCTCAATCGACGTCATCGATATAGAAAAAGACGATGCAGTACACGAAAAATATATGTTGATGATACCAGTAGTAGAAAAGGATGGAGAAGTCATACAGTATGGCAATCTAGACTATGCAACATTGATGGAGCATTTGTGCAGTGAATAACCGATGTATCTAATCTATAAAATTAAAAAAATATAACACTTAAAAAATTCGTTATTCACCTCGTGAAGCGCGGATTTTCTTGTTTTCTTCTATTATATAATTAAACCTGTAATTCACGTTATTCACAAATTGTTCAATGAAAGCGTTATGAATATGAACAGTTTGTGAAGAACTTCACACAAAGCTTTATTTTTGAAAAAATTGGAGTAGAATAGGAATCAAGTAAGAGGTTGTTATAAAACAGTTAATCAAAAGTATCACATTATTACGTGGTTGTTATATTACAAAAATAAACTTAAAGGGAGATTTGACTATGTGGGTTATTACAGTATTTGAACAAAAGGACGTTCGTATTTTTGAATACACAAACAAAACGGAAGCAACAAAAGCTTTAGCAGGTTTCAAGAAAAACGCCGTATTATCTTTCACTAAATAAAAACATGCAGTCCCGCAGCCAAATAAATTGGTTGCGGGATTTTTTTATTTTTATAAATAACGCTTTTTTACAAACCTTATGTTGATAGCGTATAAAGTGTGTAAAAGCAACCCATACCATTATTTACTTGCTCTTTTTCTTAAAGCATATTATAATAAAATTACAAGTGGGACACAATTTAGTATAGTGGGTTGATATTTGTCCCATTAAAGTGAGAGGGAGTAGATATAGATGTTAACTGTACCTGAGGCACAGCAAAGACTACTTCCAGAAATGAATCCACTTCTACAATCGAGATACCGTATTTTGCAATCGGTTCAGTTAATGCAACCAATTGGGAGACGAACACTAGCGGAGTCACTTAAGATGACAGAACGTGAAATCCGTAAAGAAACAGATATTTTACGTGATCAAGGGTTATTAGATTCCCAAAAGTCGGGTATGGTATGTACGAGTGATGGTGAATTAGTTATTGAACAGCTTAGAGCATTAGTTTACGAATGGTCTGGTCTAACGCAGCTTGGCAAGACGCTCGAAAACCATTTAGGGCTACAGCATGTGCTAGTTGTTCCAGGTGATTATAACGATGATGAAACCGTATTAACACTACTTGGAAAAGAAGCGGCACAGCAATTTCTTTCGACTATTGCTAATGAGCAAGTAGTAGCTGTTACTGGAGGAAAGTCAGTGGCTTCGCTAGCGCAGTTTTTACAACCAGTTGACGGTCAGCACAATGTAACATTTGTTGCAGCTCGTGGTGGTATCGGACATGAAATGCAAATGCAGGCTAATACACTCGTTGCAACATTTGCTATGCAGATGGAAGCACAGTACCGTACATTGTTTTTACCCGAGCATTTAAGTGAACAGGCATATCAGGCAATGTTAATGGAGCCAATGGTTACAGAAATAATGGCTTACTATGACCGCGCTGATTGCGTTATTCATGGTATTGGCTCTGCTGAAGAAATGGCGATTCGTCGTAATTCATCGGTCGAAGATTTACGTATTCTAGAGGAAAAGGGTGCTGTTAGTGAAGCATTCGGCTATTATTTCAATGCCGAAGGAGAAATTGTACATCGTATTCGTACAATTGGAATTCAACTTGAACAAGTTGAAAAATGTAAGCATATTATTGCGGTTGCAGCAGGAAAACAAAAGGTGAATGCAATGCTATCTTACTTTAAGGTAGCGCCGAAGCAGACGATTTTTATAACAGATGAAGCTGCTGCGAAAGCAATCGCTGAACGTTTACTGTAAAAAATAAATCAATAAAACATTATTGGAGGAATTGACAATGGCATTAAAGTTAGCAATTAATGGATTTGGTCGTATTGGACGTTTAGTATTTCGTGAAGCAATGAAACATGATGAGTTTGAAGTAGTTGCAGTGAATGACTTAACAGATGCTGGTCAACTTGCACACTTATTAAAATACGATTCTGTACACGGTATTTATGATGCTGAAGTCAATGCAGATGAAGATTCTTTCGTAGTGAATGGAAAAACGGTTAAAGTATACGCTGAAAAAGACCCAGCACAATTACCTTGGGGTGAGCTTGGTGTAGACGTTGTACTTGAATGTACAGGTCGCTTCCGCTCAATGGAAGAGGTAGGTAAGCATATTGAAGCAGGTGCTAAAAAAGCGATTTTATCTGCACCAGCTAAAGGCGATATGCCAACATTCGTAATGGGTGTTAACCATGAAGATTACAATCCAAAAACAGATGATGTCATTTCAAATGCATCTTGTACAACAAACTGCTTAGCGCCAGTAGCTAAAATTTTAGATGAGAAATTTGGCATTGAACGCGGTATGATGACAACAATTCACTCATATACAAACGATCAACGTATCCTTGACTTCCCGCACTCTGATCCACGTCGTGCACGTGCAGGGGCAGTGTCAATGATTCCAACAACAACAGGAGCAGCAGTAGCCGTTTCTAAAGTATTACCTCAATTAAAAGGTAAGCTTGATGGATTCTCTATGCGTGTTCCTACACCGAACGTATCATGTGTGGATTTAGTTGTAGAACTTAAAGCAGATGTAACAAAAGATTCGATTAATGCGGCTTTAAAAGAGGCTTCAGAAAATGAGCTAAAAGGTATTTTAGGCTACAATGAACTACCATTAGTATCAATTGATTATAATGGCAACCATAACTCTTCAACTGTTGATGGCCTTTCAACAATGGTTTTAGAAAATAGCATGGTGAAAGTTCTTGCTTGGTACGATAATGAAATTGGTTACTCTACTCGTTTAATGGACCTTGCATTATATATCGCACAACAAGGATTAAATCATAAATAAGTGTCATAATTCGCAATTTGAAGTAAAAAGTGTGACATAATACGGCTTTTTACGCACAAAAAGTATAGCCTTTATAATATCGAAAAGATATAATAAACAAGGGTAATAGGAGTAGGGGACGTTTACCCTACTCCTTTTTAAATACAAATATCTTGGATAAAATATGGATGACTTGCTATTGTGCAAACTGGTAGTAGTCACCTTGTCTTTTACGAGACACCGAACGTTACTTTTGCTACTATAAAAGCTAATAAAGGTATATTTTAACTTGGTCCAAAGTGTGTAAAGCCAAGATGGGTGGAGCACATTTTATTATGTCCGTACTACAAAACTTTGAAGGGGGTTTCTTCATGTTAAATAAGAAAACAATGAAAGATATTGATGTAAAAGGTAAGCGCGTCTTCGTACGTGTCGATTTTAATGTACCGATGGCAGATGGGGTAATTACAGACGAAACACGTATCCGCGCAGCCATTCCAACGATTGAATATTTAGTTGAACAAGGCGCAAAAGTTATTTTAGTGTCTCATTTAGGTCGTCCAAAAGGCGAAGTAAAAGAAGATATGCGTTTAACTGCAGTTGGTATCCGCCTTGCAGAAATTTTAGCTAAACCTGTTACTAAATTGGATGAGGCAATCGGTGAAGCAGTAGAAACAGCTGTTGCGAATATGCAAAACGGCGATATCGTTCTACTGGAAAACGTACGATTCCATGCTGGTGAGGAGAAAAACGACCCTGCACTTGCAGAACAATTTGCTAAACTAGCTGACGTTTATGTTAACGATGCATTCGGTGCTGCTCACCGTGCACATGCCTCAACGGAAGGTATTGCGAAACACATTCCTGCTGTATCAGGCTTCCTTATGCAAAAAGAATTGGATGTGCTAGGTAAAGCATTATCAAATCCTGAGCGTCCTTTCACTGCTATTATTGGTGGTGCAAAAGTAAAAGATAAAATCGGCGTTATTGAGAGCTTACTTGAAAAGGTAGACCACTTAATTATTGGTGGCGGTCTGTCATTTACCTTCATTAAAGCGCAAGGGCATGATATCGGTAAATCTTTATTAGAAGAAGATAAAATTGAACTAGCAAAATCGTTCATTGAAAAAGCACATGCAAAAGGCGTGAAGTTACATATGCCAATTGATGCAGTGGTAGCCAATGAATTTTCAAAAGATGCGGAGACTAAAGTTGTCGATGTAGATGCTATCCCAGCTGATTGGATGGGTCTTGATATTGGACCAAAAACAGCTGCTCGCTACGCAGAAGTTATTCAAAATTCAAAATTAATTATTTGGAATGGACCAATGGGCGTTTTTGAATTAGAACCATTTGCAAATGGTACGAAAACTGTTGCAGACGCGATGGCAGCAACTGCTGGCTATACTGTAATTGGTGGCGGAGATTCCGCAGCAGCAGTAGAAAAATTTGAAGTAGCTGATAAAATGGACCACATTTCTACTGGTGGCGGCGCTTCACTTGAATTAATGGAAGGCAAAGAGCTTCCTGGTATTGTGGCATTAAACGATAAATAATAGATAGGAGCATAACGATGCGTAAACCAATTATTGCAGGTAACTGGAAAATGTATAAAACATTTGAAGAGGCAATTCAGTTTGTCGATAGCGTGCAGGATAATCTTCCTTCCAATGACAAAGTAGATGCTGTTATTTGCGCACCGGCACTTTTTCTACCAACACTTGTGCAGGTCGCTAGTGAATCTGAACTAGCCATCGGTGCTCAAACAATGCATTACGAAAATGAAGGTGCGTTTACAGGTGAAATTAGCCCGGCGCAGCTTGCGAGCGTTGAGGTAGATTATGTGATATTAGGACACTCCGAACGACGTGAATATTATAACGAAACAGATGAGGCTATCAATAAAAAGGTGGCAGCAGCACTTTCACATAATATCGTACCAATTATTTGCTGTGGTGAAACACTGGAAGAACGTGAGGCAGGTACGACAGAGCAAAAGGTAGCTAGTCAAATTACAGCAGCTCTTGCAGGGTTTGCCGCACAGGACGTGGAGCATATGGTTCTTGCCTATGAGCCTATCTGGGCAATCGGCACAGGGAAAACAGCAACAGCAGAAGATGCCAACCAAGTATGTGGCGCCATTCGTGCAGTTGTTGAAAAATTATATGATAACGCAACAGCAAAAGCTATACGTATTCAATATGGCGGTAGCGTAAAGCCTGATAATATTAAAGAATTATTGTCAAAAGAGCATATCGATGGAGCGCTAGTCGGTGGTGCCAGCTTACAAGCTGATTCATATTTAAAATTATTGGAGGCGGCAGCAAATGCCTAAAAAGCCAGTAGCATTAATTATTTTAGATGGTTTTGCATTCCGTGATGAAACTTTTGGGAATGCAGTTGCTCAAGCAAAGAAACCAAATTTTGATCGCTTTTGGAACCAATTCCCGCATGCAACATTAACAGCTTCAGGTGAGGCAGTAGGGTTGCCAGACGGTCAAATGGGGAACTCTGAAGTTGGACACTTAAATATCGGCGCTGGCCGTATCGTGTATCAAAGCTTAACGCGTTTAAATAAATCGATTCGCGAAGGAGACTTCTTTACGAATCAAGCATTTTTAGATGCGGTAGCACACGTTAAAGCACATCAATCAAAGCTACATGTCATGGGTTTACTATCAGATGGCGGTGTACATAGCCATTATGAGCACATGTTTGCACTGCTAAAGCTAGCAAAAGAACAAGGGCTTGACGAAGTATTTGTGCATGCATTTTTAGATGGTCGTGATGTTGGACCAACAACAGCTATCGGCTATATTGAAGAAACTGAAAAACAAATGGCTTCGATTGGCATTGGTAAATTTGCTTCAATCCATGGACGTTATTATGCGATGGATCGTGACAAACGTTGGGATCGTGTAGCATTAACATATAATGCCCTCGTTGATGGGGTTGGACAAACGGCGGAAAGTGCAAAAGGTGGCGTAACAGAATCCTATGAGCGTGAAGTAACTGACGAGTTTGTTATTCCATTTAGCATCCAGGAACATGGAGAGCCAGTTGCGACAATTGAAGATAATGATGCAGTTATTTTCTTTAATTTCCGACCTGACCGTGCTATTCAATTATCGAAAGTATTTACGAATACGTCATTTGACGGTTTTACCTTATCAGCAAAACATCCACAAAATGTAAAATTCGTATCGTTTACACATTATAGTGATGAAGTAAACGCACAAGTTGCTTATGAAAATGACAACTTAAAAAATACGATTGGTGAAGTGTTAGCCTCTAATGGCAAAACACAGCTTCGTATTGCAGAAACAGAAAAGTATCCACATGTTACATTCTTTATGAGTGGCGGTCGTGAGGAGAAATTCGATGGTGAAGAACGTATTTTGATCGCTTCTCCAAAAGTTGCGACATACGATCTGAAACCTGAAATGAGTGCTTATGAAGTAACAGACGCATTGCTTGCAGCGATTGCAGCTGACAAATTTGATGGCATCATTCTAAACTTTGCGAACCCTGATATGGTGGGGCATAGTGGAATGTTAGAGCCAACAATTAAAGCAATCGAAGTTGTCGACGAATGTCTAGGGAAAGTAGTAGATGCCCTGCTTGAAAAAGGCGGAGCAGCTATTATTACAGCTGACCACGGTAACTCTGACGAGGTTGTAACGTTAGAAGGAAATCCGATGACAGCTCATACAACAAACCCTGTTCCAGTAATTGTGACGAAAGCAAATTTAATGTTAAGAAATGGTGGCATTTTAGCCGATTTAGCGCCAACCATGTTAGAATTATTAGAGGTGTCACAACCTATTGAAATGACAGGTAAATCACTTATCGAAAAAGAGGAGAATTAATTATGCCATTTATTACACAAGTTTATGCGCGCGAAGTTTTAGACTCACGTGGGAACCCAACAGTAGAAGTTGAAGTATTTACAGAATCAGGTGCTTTTGGTCGTGCAATCGTGCCATCAGGTGCCTCTACAGGTGAATACGAAGCGGTAGAATTACGCGATGGTGACAAATCACGTTACCTTGGCAAAGGTGTATTAAAAGCAATCGAAAATGTCAACACAATTATTGCACAAGAATTAGAAGGTAATTTCTCAGTTCTTGACCAAGTAGTAATCGACAAAGCTTTAATCGAGCTAGATGGCACAGAAAACAAAGGTAAACTAGGAGCTAACGCAATCCTAGGTGTATCAATGGCAGTTGCACATGCTGCAGCAGATTATTTAGATGTACCTCTTTATCAATATCTTGGCGGTTTCAACTCAAAACAATTACCAGTACCAATGATGAACATCTTAAATGGTGGTGCACATGCGGATAACAACGTGGACATCCAAGAATTCATGGTAATGCCTGTTGGTGCAGAAAACTTCCGTCATGCATTACGTATGGGTGCTGAAATTTTCCATAGCTTAAAAGCAGTATTAAAAGATAAAGGCTACAACACAGCTGTAGGTGACGAAGGTGGTTTCGCTCCAAACCTTGGTTCGAACGAAGAAGCTATCACAGTGATCCTTGAAGCAATCGAAAAAGCTGGCTACAAAGCTGGTGAAGAAGTGAAATTAGCAATGGACGTTGCGTCTTCTGAATTATTCAACAAAGAAGATGGCAAATACCATTTAGATGGTGAAGGCGTTGTGAAAACTTCTGAAGAAATGGTGGACTGGTACGAACAGTTAACTTCTAAATACCCAATTATCTCAATCGAAGACGGCTTAGACGAAAACGACTGGGCTGGTCATAAATTATTAACAGACCGCATTGGCGCTCGCGTACAATTAGTAGGAGATGATTTATTCGTAACAAATACGAAAAAATTATCTGCTGGTATTGAGCAAGGTGTTGGTAACTCAATTTTAATTAAAGTAAACCAAATCGGTACGTTAACAGAAACATTTGAAGCAATTGAAATGGCGAAACGTGCTGGTTACACAGCAGTTATTTCTCACCGTTCTGGTGAATCAGAAGATGCGACGATCGCTGATATCGCAGTTGCGACAAACGCTGGTCAAATTAAAACAGGTGCTCCATCTCGTACAGACCGCGTTGCAAAATACAACCAACTTCTTCGCATCGAAGATCAACTTGGTGCAACTTCTGAATATCTTGGTTTAAAAACTTTCTATAACTTAAAATAAGTGAACGGCTAGCAACTAGCAGTCCCTTTGATGAAAATTGCCTCGAAAGCATGGATGTGCTTTTCGAGGCAATTTTTTTTAGTAAATGAATAAGCTGAGCGCGTAATTGAGACGGAGAGTGCTACAACGTTGATTTCCGTTGCGGGCGGAGGCTTTCCGCGGGCACATCGTAAGCCGCAACCCTCGCTAGAGTGTGGCTTGTTGCGTTTTACTATGCGTGCGTTCGGAGCAGAAGTCGCCGCCCTTCACTGGTATAATTGTGTGAGTGCCTGGCACTTTAGATTTTTCGCAGGCATGTTGTAAGTCGCAAAGCCCGCGGAAAGCGCGTGTTACATGGTGTTCTA
The genomic region above belongs to Lysinibacillus sp. FSL W8-0992 and contains:
- a CDS encoding sugar-binding transcriptional regulator, which encodes MLTVPEAQQRLLPEMNPLLQSRYRILQSVQLMQPIGRRTLAESLKMTEREIRKETDILRDQGLLDSQKSGMVCTSDGELVIEQLRALVYEWSGLTQLGKTLENHLGLQHVLVVPGDYNDDETVLTLLGKEAAQQFLSTIANEQVVAVTGGKSVASLAQFLQPVDGQHNVTFVAARGGIGHEMQMQANTLVATFAMQMEAQYRTLFLPEHLSEQAYQAMLMEPMVTEIMAYYDRADCVIHGIGSAEEMAIRRNSSVEDLRILEEKGAVSEAFGYYFNAEGEIVHRIRTIGIQLEQVEKCKHIIAVAAGKQKVNAMLSYFKVAPKQTIFITDEAAAKAIAERLL
- a CDS encoding S9 family peptidase translates to MKKRFLSASLAVILTASVVYPVSVQEVRAANETSNTTIAQEERLTAKEFLDLAVTSLTFQHGSESMRQEVINKWVKDGELENLSSSIKRNEAARILVRALDKEEKEVTLADYLEKANKLGLFNSISENSETISKQDATKIFTTFKSLKNGASNEGVKEISVEDFMKNPGNFGYQLSPDGNYITFASAWENRSNVFVKKMNDDSEPVRVSNSKDRDISGFFWKDDTLLYAKDKGGDENFHIYSSTFNGKEEKDLTPYPGVTVGVLSGLQGVKDEILIMMNKEDATVFDVYKLNVKTGETKHVAKNPGNIADWLADRDGNIRIAVVSDGVEGMILYRDTEKDEFKPFIEMAAGDEVTPLAFSKDNKHIYATSNKGRDKVEVVKYDLEGNEEVIMSNEEVDVAGVLYSSEQDKILYGAYVTDKAHYQFFDEKFEQLFRKIQNKLGVEESELGINDYNKEMTKFIVSVSSDTVYGKYYYYDSTTDEMTELATLSPWLKSEELAEMHPVSYKSRDGLTINGYLTLPKNKEAKDLPLIVNPHGGPWARDMWGFNPEVQLLANRGYAVLQVNFRSSTGYGKEFLQAGNKQWGLKIQDDITDGVQWAIDQGIADPDRIGIYGASFGGYATLAGIAFTPDLYAAAVDYVGVSNIFTLLDTVPPYWETMRNMFYERVGHPETDKELLTAVSPVFHVDKIKTPLFVAQGANDPRVNQAESDQIVEALRARGVDVEYMLKENEGHGFQNEENRIEFYNAMVKFFDSHLKK
- a CDS encoding glutaredoxin family protein; the encoded protein is MNVTFFSRSHCELCVEGLRTLKLVQEELGFSIDVIDIEKDDAVHEKYMLMIPVVEKDGEVIQYGNLDYATLMEHLCSE
- the tpiA gene encoding triose-phosphate isomerase — translated: MRKPIIAGNWKMYKTFEEAIQFVDSVQDNLPSNDKVDAVICAPALFLPTLVQVASESELAIGAQTMHYENEGAFTGEISPAQLASVEVDYVILGHSERREYYNETDEAINKKVAAALSHNIVPIICCGETLEEREAGTTEQKVASQITAALAGFAAQDVEHMVLAYEPIWAIGTGKTATAEDANQVCGAIRAVVEKLYDNATAKAIRIQYGGSVKPDNIKELLSKEHIDGALVGGASLQADSYLKLLEAAANA
- the eno gene encoding phosphopyruvate hydratase encodes the protein MPFITQVYAREVLDSRGNPTVEVEVFTESGAFGRAIVPSGASTGEYEAVELRDGDKSRYLGKGVLKAIENVNTIIAQELEGNFSVLDQVVIDKALIELDGTENKGKLGANAILGVSMAVAHAAADYLDVPLYQYLGGFNSKQLPVPMMNILNGGAHADNNVDIQEFMVMPVGAENFRHALRMGAEIFHSLKAVLKDKGYNTAVGDEGGFAPNLGSNEEAITVILEAIEKAGYKAGEEVKLAMDVASSELFNKEDGKYHLDGEGVVKTSEEMVDWYEQLTSKYPIISIEDGLDENDWAGHKLLTDRIGARVQLVGDDLFVTNTKKLSAGIEQGVGNSILIKVNQIGTLTETFEAIEMAKRAGYTAVISHRSGESEDATIADIAVATNAGQIKTGAPSRTDRVAKYNQLLRIEDQLGATSEYLGLKTFYNLK
- the gpmI gene encoding 2,3-bisphosphoglycerate-independent phosphoglycerate mutase yields the protein MPKKPVALIILDGFAFRDETFGNAVAQAKKPNFDRFWNQFPHATLTASGEAVGLPDGQMGNSEVGHLNIGAGRIVYQSLTRLNKSIREGDFFTNQAFLDAVAHVKAHQSKLHVMGLLSDGGVHSHYEHMFALLKLAKEQGLDEVFVHAFLDGRDVGPTTAIGYIEETEKQMASIGIGKFASIHGRYYAMDRDKRWDRVALTYNALVDGVGQTAESAKGGVTESYEREVTDEFVIPFSIQEHGEPVATIEDNDAVIFFNFRPDRAIQLSKVFTNTSFDGFTLSAKHPQNVKFVSFTHYSDEVNAQVAYENDNLKNTIGEVLASNGKTQLRIAETEKYPHVTFFMSGGREEKFDGEERILIASPKVATYDLKPEMSAYEVTDALLAAIAADKFDGIILNFANPDMVGHSGMLEPTIKAIEVVDECLGKVVDALLEKGGAAIITADHGNSDEVVTLEGNPMTAHTTNPVPVIVTKANLMLRNGGILADLAPTMLELLEVSQPIEMTGKSLIEKEEN
- the gap gene encoding type I glyceraldehyde-3-phosphate dehydrogenase, whose product is MALKLAINGFGRIGRLVFREAMKHDEFEVVAVNDLTDAGQLAHLLKYDSVHGIYDAEVNADEDSFVVNGKTVKVYAEKDPAQLPWGELGVDVVLECTGRFRSMEEVGKHIEAGAKKAILSAPAKGDMPTFVMGVNHEDYNPKTDDVISNASCTTNCLAPVAKILDEKFGIERGMMTTIHSYTNDQRILDFPHSDPRRARAGAVSMIPTTTGAAVAVSKVLPQLKGKLDGFSMRVPTPNVSCVDLVVELKADVTKDSINAALKEASENELKGILGYNELPLVSIDYNGNHNSSTVDGLSTMVLENSMVKVLAWYDNEIGYSTRLMDLALYIAQQGLNHK
- a CDS encoding phosphoglycerate kinase — protein: MLNKKTMKDIDVKGKRVFVRVDFNVPMADGVITDETRIRAAIPTIEYLVEQGAKVILVSHLGRPKGEVKEDMRLTAVGIRLAEILAKPVTKLDEAIGEAVETAVANMQNGDIVLLENVRFHAGEEKNDPALAEQFAKLADVYVNDAFGAAHRAHASTEGIAKHIPAVSGFLMQKELDVLGKALSNPERPFTAIIGGAKVKDKIGVIESLLEKVDHLIIGGGLSFTFIKAQGHDIGKSLLEEDKIELAKSFIEKAHAKGVKLHMPIDAVVANEFSKDAETKVVDVDAIPADWMGLDIGPKTAARYAEVIQNSKLIIWNGPMGVFELEPFANGTKTVADAMAATAGYTVIGGGDSAAAVEKFEVADKMDHISTGGGASLELMEGKELPGIVALNDK